One stretch of Glycine soja cultivar W05 chromosome 7, ASM419377v2, whole genome shotgun sequence DNA includes these proteins:
- the LOC114418733 gene encoding uncharacterized protein LOC114418733 produces MVDLQTVCCMCGDVGFPDKLFRCNKCRHRFQHSYCSNYYGELAEIELCDWCQSEGRNYSRHSSNSKKLPVAGNDAGTTTRSEYSGEKIKHHDRHEEMSGSSEKGKSPVPSPRISTRRYKLLKDVMC; encoded by the exons ATGGTCGACCTTCAAACCGTTTGCTGCATGTGCGGTGACGTTGGTTTCCCCGACAAGCTTTTCCGCTGCAACAAATGCCGCCACCGTTTCCAACACTC GTATTGTAGTAACTACTACGGGGAATTAGCAGAGATAGAGCTATGCGATTGGTGCCAAAGCGAGGGGAGAAATTACTCGAGGCATAGCTCCAATTCGAAGAAATTACCAGTGGCCGGAAATGACGCCGGAACGACGACCCGTTCTGAGTATTCCGGCGAGAAAATCAAGCACCATGATCGTCATGAAGAGATGAGTGGTTCTTCGGAGAAGGGAAAGAGCCCTGTGCCTTCGCCGAGAATCTCCACGCGCAGGTATAAGCTTCTCAAGGATGTAATGTGTTAA